A segment of the Nasonia vitripennis strain AsymCx chromosome 2, Nvit_psr_1.1, whole genome shotgun sequence genome:
AACGtttactaaatttatagttttttacAAGACAGCTTATGAACATTCAACATGGTAAGTTTTTATTGTTGCATAGGATATtgttatcttttttatttggtgtgatgatgctgatgatgatgacatATATTTTCAGTTTCGACTATTTCCCGAGATACCTCGTCCCTTCAATACTCAATACAAATGCTTCTCAGTGTCTATGTTACCTGGCAATGAACGACAAGATGTTGAACGAGGTGGAAAGAGTAAGTTAGAAAATTCTGTTAAAATTGAAGTTGAAACGATGCAATAATGTCTAATCAAAATCCTACTTTGTTTTAGTTATTATGCCTCCTTCAGCACTTGACACTCTCACAAGACTGAACATTGTTTATCCAATGTTATTTAAACTGACAAATAAGAAGACTAACAGAATAACTCACTGTGGAGTACTTGAATTTGTTGCTGACGAAGGAAAAGTTTACCTTCCTTATTGGGTaagattaaatttaaaatatttcttgaCTTAATTTATTCAGGTGTATTTATgctaatattattttgtagatGATGCACAATCTGCTTCTGCAAGAAGGGGAAATCTTAAATGTTGAGTGTGTCTCGCTACCAGTAGCTACCTATGCGCGTTTTCAACCTCAATCAGAAGATTTTTTAGATATTACAAATCCTAAGGCTGTGTTAGAAAATGGATTAAGAAATTTTGCCTGTCTAACCACAGGTGATGTTATAGCTATCAAGTACAATGCACGTATTTACGAAATGTGTGTACTAGAGACTAAACCAGGTTCAGCTGTTACTATTATTGAGTGTGACATGAATGTTGAGTTTGCTCCTCCCGTTGGTTACAAAGAGCCTGAGAAGCCTGTATCAAAAGAAGAGGACAATGTCGATCCTGTAGATTTAATGCCAGAACCAACTGGATTTGTTGCTTTTAAAGGGCAAGGAAACAGATTGGATGGCAAAAAGAGGAAAGAATCTGCACCCACAGAGACTGCATCGGACAAACCGGTTTATGTCAGAGGCATACCGGATTATGATTATAAGATAGgcactttaaaatttttacgcaATGTGAAGCCAGTAAATGTCAAAGAGGTAATTTTAACTTCTATTATCTGCTTAATTTTGTATTccctattatatatattataaaatatttttctttttcaggtGAAAGATCAGGATGAATTCAAAGCGTTTATGGGAGAAGGATTTTCCTTACGCAAGTCGAAAAAGtgataaaatcaatatttgtaATTCTTGGTTTGTTTTATTACGTAAAACAATAcatctttttataaaacattGTGTGTAGCACAGTGCAGGGTATCACAATGCCCAGCACTGTGCTGCTTGTGCATTATAAAGATAtaaaacgtgttttttttttgtaaatataaatatacgtctaagtataaaaaaatataaagataAGTTTTCCAAGTACCAAATACGGTACTGCGGTCACAAATTGGATGAAAACGTTCGAATGAGTCTCGTCGAATGAGAGTAAACAATATATCACTGAGAATGACTAACATTATGCGACGCTGATATTTATTAATCAACTAACGGTCCCCAGAAATGCTTGCTGGGCCTGTGATGATCTTGAGTGAGGAAGAAATCACGTCCCAGCTTAACGAACTCCTTAAGACTAATTTTTCCATCTTCATTGGTATCAATGTAAGTAAAGCTGACTACTGCATCCTGAagaaacaataaaattttaataagtaTAAGATTGGTTTTTGACTTGAGTGAAAAATGTGCTCAATTTGTTCGAAAACTTACGTCATTGCCTAATCCTAaacatttgaagaaaagtttgAACTCTTCTACTGATATTTCACCACTGTTATCTTTGTCAACAGCCTGTAAGAAAAACAGATTTCTTAAATA
Coding sequences within it:
- the LOC100121764 gene encoding ubiquitin fusion degradation protein 1 homolog, which produces MFRLFPEIPRPFNTQYKCFSVSMLPGNERQDVERGGKIIMPPSALDTLTRLNIVYPMLFKLTNKKTNRITHCGVLEFVADEGKVYLPYWMMHNLLLQEGEILNVECVSLPVATYARFQPQSEDFLDITNPKAVLENGLRNFACLTTGDVIAIKYNARIYEMCVLETKPGSAVTIIECDMNVEFAPPVGYKEPEKPVSKEEDNVDPVDLMPEPTGFVAFKGQGNRLDGKKRKESAPTETASDKPVYVRGIPDYDYKIGTLKFLRNVKPVNVKEVKDQDEFKAFMGEGFSLRKSKK